The Malus domestica chromosome 13, GDT2T_hap1 genome includes a window with the following:
- the LOC139190880 gene encoding protein SMALL AUXIN UP-REGULATED RNA 51-like has translation MATAMKKVEKIRQIVRLKHLVMRWKFMNLPRYVLSYDNSNAIPPLGLNRRTPSDFLAVYIGPERIRFVILARFVNLPVFVGLLKKVDEEFGFQSNEGLVLPCEDSATNAGAKNSGCHAFTPLLQRLDFRFNDILENPGLMGFQ, from the exons ATGGCAACCGCCATGAAGAAGGTCGAGAAGATCCGCCAAATAGTGCGCCTCAAGCATCTCGTGATGCGCTGGAAGTTCATGAACCTCCCTCGCTATGTCCTCTCCTACGACAACTCCAACGCCATCCCTCCTCTAGGCTTGAATCGACGCACTCCCTCCGATTTCTTGGCTGTCTACATTGGGCCGGAGAGAATCCGGTTTGTGATCCTTGCTCGATTCGTGAACCTCCCAGTCTTCGTCGGATTGCTGAAGAAGGTCGATGAGGAGTTCGGATTCCAGAGCAATGAAGGCTTGGTCTTGCCTTGCGAG GACTCGGCGACGAATGCTGGTGCGAAGAATTCGGGTTGCCATGCCTTCACTCCTCTCCTGCAAAGATT ggaTTTTCGTTTCAATGACATCCTTGAAAACCCTGGTTTAATGGGATTTCAATGA